From the genome of Salvia splendens isolate huo1 chromosome 7, SspV2, whole genome shotgun sequence:
cacgtAGGTATATTGAATTCACAATTTCACCCACATCACTCAGTAAGCAGACCAAAAATGCATAATAATTGACAAATAATGTATACTACcgaataaataatgtacagtttCACTCAAATAATGTACAAGCACACTTGTGAGTTGTGGTATTCACCAtttcacccatgtacacaatGATTCCCATAATGCCTCATACATGGTACATAATGAAAACTACTAGATACataatttacaaatttaaacaaataatgcacatatgcaTATTCCATTCAGCATTTTACCCACACCACTCAACAAGCAAACTAATAATACCAAATACTTGACAAGTAATGTATACCAATAcataaataatgtacattttCAATCAACTAATGTGCAAATTAATACTTTACTGAAGGTCGCTGCACCGCAATCAAGCGGCGTCGCCGCCGAGATGGTCAAAATCAAAACTAGAAGTTCTTCAACTTCCTCAGCTTCGGCTTCTAGGAAAATTGGTTTGGCAGGAGATACAAAGAAGATTGCAAGGAAGAAGACGGCGCGAAAAAAGGTATAAAAAATTGACGCCATGAAGCCCAAGAAACCTCCCACGGCTTTCTTCTATTTCATGGAGGATTTTCGTAAGGAATACCGAGACGATAATCCTGATATCAAGTCAATGCGCGATATTGGGAAAGCATGTGGGGAGAAGTGGAAAACAATGGCATATGAGGAAAAGGTAATGTACTATGATATTGCCACTGAAAAACGAGCAGAGTTTGATATAGCTATGACAAACTTCACtaagaaaaaggaaagtggggAATTTGATGAAGACGATTCGCAACTTGAAGACGACTCAGATTTTGATGGATGAAACTGTTATGATAGGTGATTCAAGTGCTGAGAGTTGCCTTTTTTGTAAATTGATGGTTTGAAGTTTGAACTGTATCTTAAGCATCAATTAAgattacacacaaacacactttgtattttgtatattttgggTTAATGAAATCAAGAATTAGtgcttcaaaaaaaaattaatactttaCTGAGATAATctcccatgtacacaagcacTTCAAAAAAGTAATAATACACGATACATAATGTGTAACCCGAGATTTAATCATGTACCGCAGCAATCAATTAATGCACAAACGAGTTTTACAATTACCCACCCAGCCATTTACCAGATCTGTCGATGAATGCACAACCGAAGCCTAATAGATGTTCAACTACTCGTCCAGagtctttgtcctagcggcaatgagcttagacattattgtaagaggtgccgagttcgagccctcttgacatcaattgtaatttcctcatttctatagaagtttatttataatttcctCCTTCTTAATATAGGAgtttctttttgaaaaaaaatgttcAACTACTCAAGTAATTCTACATTCAATTCGATTGATTGGTTACCTGCAGCCTGTGTAGGTTGAGATCTCGACGGTCGACCTCTTTTCATCATTTAAACTCTGTCATACGAACAACAAATCAAATCGCCGAATACACAAGTTTAAGCGAGTAAATCATTATATTTGCAGAATAACACAAAACCCTAACCAAAACGCCAACCCATTTGTGATTACACAAAATCGCGACCGAATCGAGGTTAAAAATATTGATTAGTACACGGTGTCTACCGTCGTCTACCGGTTGCTATtactaaaaaaacatttttgcaACCCTACCTTGTCGACGGGTACAGAAATATATTCGCGCGCTATCGGAGTGCGAGTTGGAGAGTAAAACCGACCAAAATGATTAGTTTCTGGAGATAACAGATGAAAATCAGTGGCGACTAGGGTTTGGCGATTGGTGGAATACGAGGAGACGAATTGCAGAGGCGAGGAGAGAGGGATTGAcgtttggagtgagagagagtgagtagatggaaggttgtATCAATATCCTGCTTAAATTTCACTCCTGCCGTTTTCGGCGGTTTTCAATTAGGTTGTTTTACTTgtttacccttataatgcacaTAATCAtccctataatgcaacacgggataaaaaaaaaggattcCATCTTGTCCCTCCATCCATCTAATCTAACGCTCCAAATTAAGAAGAAACTTAactctaagggatgaataggagattaatgctcccctatatatatatgaaagtGCGTCGCTCGGGCTCGGCGAGATCTGGCATCGCGTTGCAATGGGCGCCTGATGCATCACCCAATGCGTCGGGCGCATACAATGGATGCCCGATCTCACCCGAGCCCGATTTCGCGCGATCGGGCACCTAAGTGGgacaccattgtggatgctcttagggtcTAGAACATAATTAGCGGGCCACTAAATTCGCATGATGTGAATTCAACAAATCGATGAATCAGCATGGAGGAAACAGATTGAAGCTTCCATTAGGCACTATGGTACTTAcaattgtttattgcatatttgtaAATATGATGAGTAGCTAGTACTCCAGATTGCTCTTAGTTTGTATTAGAATTTGCTGCAAAACATTTTTTCTGTTAATTGAATGATTGtgtaatttttcttttgctatctagttatttttattgtgtttgtCTGTTTGATCCaatttgtgttatttttttcattgtttAAATTGGATTTGCTATCTAGTCTTTTCTATTATGTTCAAGAAACCCTACGACTAAATTGATCAGATGACAGTCTAGGGGCGAATCTTTATGGATGAATTACACTAGAAGCTAGCATCTAAAGCATATTAAGTGTCAGTAGTGGTAATAGATTACCGAGTGGAACTTAGGAAACATGATCAACTTTTTCTAGGTGCGTCATTCTCCTACAAATGATCAATTACGAGAGAGCGTAAAACTAACACGATCCTTTGAGCATAAGAAACTCTTTAATAAAATCGAATACATGAAACTAGCTACTTGGTCAAGTTAAGAGTAGTTCTGCCTACTCCTTCGTTTATCTCAAGTTGTTTTCTTCTCGATTTATTAATCAAGAATTAGtgcttcaaaaaaaaattaatactttaCTGAGATAATctcccatgtacacaagcactttaaaaaagtaataataCACGATACATAATGTGTAACCCGAGATTTAATCATGTACCgcagcaatcaaataatgcacaaacgAGTTTTACAATTACCTACCAAGCCATTTACCAGATCTGTCGATGAATGCACAACATAAGCCTAATAGATGTTCAACTACTCGTCCAGagtctttgtcctagcggcaatgagcttagacattattgtaagaggtgccgagttcgagcgctcttgacatcaattgtaatttcctcatttctataggaatttatttgtaatttcctccttcttaATATAGGAgtttctttttgaaaaaaaaaatgttcaaCTACTCAAGTAATTCTACATTCAATTAGATTGATGGGTTACCTGCAGCCTGTGTAGGTTGAGATCTCGACGGTCGACCTCTTTTCATCATTTAAACTCTGTCATACGAACAACAAATCAAATCGCCAAATACACAAGTTTAAACGAGTAAATCATTACATTTGCAGAATAACACAAAACCCTAACCAAAACGCCAACCCATTTGTGATTACAAAAGATCGCGACCGAATCGAGGTTAAAAACATTGATTAGTACACGGTGTCTACCGTCGTCTACCGGTTGGTATtactaaaaaaaacatttttgcaACCCTACCTTGTCGACGGGTATAGAAATATATTCGCGCGCTATCGGAGTGCGAGTTGGAGAGTGAAACCGACGAAAACGATTAGTTTATGGAGATAACTGATGAAAATCAGTGGCGACTAGGGTTTGATGATTGGTGGAATATGAGGAGATGAATTGCAGAGGCGTGGAGAGAGGGATTGACGTTTGGAGTGAGAGAGcgtgagtagatggaaggttgtATGAATATCCTACTTAAATTTCACTCCTGCCGTTTTGGGCGGTTTTCAATTAGGTTGTTTTACTTGGTTACCCTTATAATGCTCAGAATCCtccctataatgcaacacgggattaaaaAAAAGGATTCCATCTTGTCCTTCCATCCATCTAATCTAACGCTCCAAATTAAgaagaaacttaaatctaagggataAATAGGAGATTAAtgttcccctatatatatatatgtgaaaaTGTGTCGCTCGGGCTCGGCGAGATCGGGCGTCGCGTTGCAATGGGTGCCCGATGCATCACCCGATGCGTCGGGCGCCTGCAATGGACGCCTGATCTCGCCCGAGCCCAATTTCGCGCGATCAGGCACCTAAGTGGgacaccattgtggatgctcttagggtcTAGAACATAATACTAAATTCGCATGATGTGAATTCAACAAATCGACGAATCAGCATGAAGGAAACAGATTGAAGCTTCCATTAGGCACTATGGTACTTAcaattgtttattgcatatttgtaAATATGATGAGTAGCTAGTACTCCAGATTGCTCTTAGTTTGTATTAGAATTTGCTGCAAAACATGTTTTCTGTTAATTGAATGATTGtgtaatttttcttttgctatctagttatttttattgtgtttgtCTGTTTGATCCaatttgtgttatttttttcattatttaaattGGATTTGCAATCTAGTCTTTTCTATTATGTTCAAGAAAGCCTACGACTAAATTGATCAGAAGACAGTCTAGGGGCGAATCTTTATGGTTAAACTACACTAGAAGCTGGCTTCTAAAGCATATTATATGTCAGTAGTGGTAATAGATTACCGAGTGGAACTTAGGAAACATGATCAACTTATTCTAGGTGCGTCATTCTCCTACAAATGATCAATTACGAGAGAGCGTAAAACTAACACGATCCTTTGAGCATAAGAAACTCTTTAATAAAATCGAATACATGAAACTAGCTACTTGGTCAAGTTAAGAGTAGTTCTGCCTACTCCTTCGTTTATCTCAAGTTGTTTTCTTCTCGATTTATTAATCAAGAATTAGtgcttcaaaaaaaattaatactttaCTGAGATAATctcccatgtacacaagcactttaaaaaagtaataataCACGATACATAATGTGTAACCCGAGATTTAATCATGTACCgcagcaatcaaataatgcacaaacgAGTTTTACAATTACCTACCAAGCCATTTACCAGATCTGTCGATGAATGCACAACATAAGCCTAATAGATGTTCAACTACTCGTCCAGagtctttgtcctagcggcaatgagcttagacattattgtaagaggtgccgagttcgagcgctcttgacatcaattgtaatttcctcatttctataggagtttatttataatttcctCCTTCTTAATATAGGAgtttctttttgaaaaaaaaactgtTCAACTACTCAAGTAATTCAACATTCAATTCGACTGATTGGTTACCTGCAGCCTGTGTAGGTTGAGATCTCGACGGTCGACCTCTTTTCATCATTTAAACTCTGTCATACGAACAACAAATCAAATCGCCAAATACACAAGTTTAAACGAGTAAATCATTACATTTGCAGAATAACACAAAACCCTAACCAAAACGCCAACCCATTTGTGATTACAAAAGATCGCGACCGAATCGAGGTTAAAAACATTGATTAGTACACGGTGTCTACCGTCGTCTACCGGTTGGTATtactaaaaaaacatttttgcaACCCTACCTTGTCGACGGGTATAGAAATATATTCGGGCGCTATCGGAGTGCGAGTTGGAGAGTGAAACCGACGAAAACGATTAGTTTATGGAGATAACTGATGAAAATCAGTGGCGACTAGGGTTTGATGATTGGTGGAATATGAGGAGATGAATTGCAGAGGCGTGGAGAGAGGGATTGACGTTTGGAGTGAGAGAGcgtgagtagatggaaggttgtATAAATATACTACTTAAATTTCACTCCTGCCGTTTTGGGCGGTTTTCAATTAGGTTGTTTTACTTGGTTACCCTTATAATGCTCAGAATCCtccctataatgcaacacgggattaaaaAAAAGGATTCCATCTTGTCCTTCCATCCATCTAATCTAACGCTCCAAATTAAgaagaaacttaaatctaagggataAATAGGAGATTAAtgttcccctatatatatatatgtgaaaaTGTGTCGCTCGGGCTCGGCGAGATCGGGCGTCGCGTTGCAATGGGTGCCCGATGCATCACCCGATGCGTCGGGCGCCTGCAATGGACGCCCGATCTCGCCCGAGCCCAATTTCGCGCGATCAGGCACCTAAGTGGgacaccattgtggatgctcttagggtcTAGAACATAATACTAAATTCGCATGATGTGAATTCAACAAATCGACGAATCAGCATGAAGGAAACAGATTGAAGCTTCCATTAGGCACTATGGTACTTAcaattgtttattgcatatttgtaAATATGATGAGTAGCTAGTACTCCAGATTGCTCTTAGTTTGTATTAGAATTTGCTGCAAAACATGTTTTCTGTTAATTGAATGATTGtgtaatttttcttttgctatctagttatttttattgtgtttgtCTGTTTGATCCaatttgtgttatttttttcattatttaaattGGATTTGCAATCTAGTCTTTTCTATTATGTTCAAGAAAGCCTACGACTAAATTGATCAGAAGACAGTCTAGGGGCGAATCTTTATGGTTAAACTACACTAGAAGCTGGCTTCTAAAGCATATTATATGTCAGTAGTGGTAATAGATTACCGAGTGGAACTTAGGAAACATGATCAACTTATTCTAGGTGCGTCATTCTCCTACAAATGATCAATTACGAGAGAGCGTAAAACTAACACGATCCTTTGAGCATAAGAAACTCTTTAATAAAATCGAATACATGAAACTAGCTACTTGGTCAAGTTAAGAGTAGTTCTGCCTACTCCTTCGTTTATCTCAAGTTGTTTTCTTCTCGATTTATTAATCAAGAATTAGtgcttcaaaaaaaaattaatactttaCTGAGATAATCTCCCATGTACCCAAGCACtttaaaaaagtaataataCACGATACATAATGTGTAACCCGAGATTTAATCATGTACCgcagcaatcaaataatgcacaaacgAGTTTTACAATTACCTACCAAGCCATTTACCAGATCTGTCGATGAATGCACAACATAAGCCTAATAGATGTTCAACTACTCGTCCAGagtctttgtcctagcggcaatgaGCTTTGACATTATTGTaagaggtgccgagttcgagcgctcttgacatcaattgtaatttcct
Proteins encoded in this window:
- the LOC121741182 gene encoding high mobility group B protein 14-like, encoding MKPKKPPTAFFYFMEDFRKEYRDDNPDIKSMRDIGKACGEKWKTMAYEEKVMYYDIATEKRAEFDIAMTNFTKKKESGEFDEDDSQLEDDSDFDG